The genomic window TCTAAAGCCAGAAGagcattttcttcctcttttaaaattaaactaGAGTAGTCATAGAGTTATTGATGCATCATCACACATTTCCTGCCTCACAGGTTTGGAATACAGTACCATTTTAAGGAGGATGCTGACTAAAACATTGACCTGATCTcacgtgtgttgttgttgtttagtcattcagtcgtgtccgactcttcgtgaccccatggaccagagcacgccaggcactcctgtcttccactgcctcccgcagtttggtcagactcatgttggtagcttcgagaacactgtccaaccatctcgccctccgtcgtccccttctccttcccccccccccatctttcccaacatcagggtcttttccagggagtcttctcttctcatgaggtggccaaagtattggagcctcagcttcaggatctgtccttccagtgagcactcagggctgatttccttaagaatggataggtttgattttacaCATTGTGGATTATCTACAGCTGCTTCTCTTGCCTGCAGTGTTTGCATTGCAGTTTAATAGAGCATGAGAAATTACAAATCACATAGAATACTTATAGGACTTATTGAGATGCCAGGATTCTGAAACTTTAGTTTTCTGTGTTGAAAGCAGCTAGATTAGTGCATGTTCTCCATCAATATGCATAAGTCTAAGGCAGCAAGGCTCATTTGTGTTCCTTTCCCACAGCTTTGGTCTGCTTTTTCACGCATTAACAAGCAGCGAAAGAATAAGCAGAAAGACAGGATCCTGCCTTTACATCATATTTTTTCAGTGTAGCACTCAGTTAATCTGGGACAGAACAACACTTTGCCAACTTCTGTCCTCAAGTGAAACCTTCCACTCATTTCAGCTTGGCTTTGGTACCTACCGGTAATAAAGGAAGAATAAATGAGACAAGAAGCTGGGAAAGGTACTAATCATGGTCTAGCACAAAAAGCTCTTTGATCTTTCCTACCTCCTTTTTATAGCATTGTGAGACAAGTATGCCTGCATATAAACTGTGGCTTTAAAATGCCAGATGCGAGAGTCAGACCCCTAGAATTAGGCTTAGACTGCCAACTGGGCAAGAGGGACACCTGCCCAGGGTGCTGTCTTGATTCAACCCCCTAGCTGGGCTTTCTTTCCAGCTGCCATGGAGCAACCCTTTGTGATTGATTGCATCCTCCTGAAGCCGTGCTCCCTTTCTAAGCTGATAAGAGGGAGCTGGTTCTTTATCTGTCTGTTAATTCtgctctgcccttcctccaaaaagACCTCAGGGTACCAGACATGGCATAACCTACTTTCATTCTCGTAACAACCATGgagacataagaacataaaatgagTCTTGCTAgatcagatttaaaaaaataatgtatctagtctagcatcctgcttcccactgTGGTCAAttagatgcctccaggaagcccacaagcacggCATGAAAGCAACAGCCCCCTTCTCACTGTTTCTCACCAACAGCTGGTATTCAACAGTTGCCTCTTTCCAGTCTCCATCTCATTTCTTTAGTACAGTGGTTTGCAAACTGTGCTCTGAGAAATCATGGGCACCTATCAGGGAGAGTTCTTTATAAGACGGTTGATGAAACCAGACAAGTTTCCTCAGAAGATACCATTATTTGCTCACAACTATTTGTGATCTTTCCTTTCCATCCAGAGCTGCATGAAAGTGCTTGATCAGCTCCAACAGGTATGCAGTGCGTGCTCTAGAATTGGCTTCAGAATCTTCTACAGTATGAATGAGGTCTTCTGGTTGTTGCTGTACTCTGACTTCCAacatcctcagccagcatggccgatgctcagggatgatggaagttgtagtccagcaactggttccccaagcctgctttagaatcatagacttgtagaggtggaagggacccaaagagtcaACTAGCCCAAgtccctgaaatgcagggaatAACAGCTAAAAAATCCCTGACAAATGACCATCCAATTTCTGCTGGGAAACTTCAAATAAAGGAGAGTCTGCCAtcttccaaggtagtccattccactgtcaaacagctttaaCCACCAGAAAGCTCTTTCTAATGTTTAGCCTGAATCTTCTTTATtgtgatttgaatccattggtccaggccttaccctctggagcagcagaaagcaaacttgctccatcttccatgtgacagccctgtaGCATGCAAGGGTTCCCTGAAATGGCTCACAAGTTACTCAGTAGATAGGGTAATATGAAAAGGATATCCAGAAGGTTTGGAAACCACTGTTTAAGGAAACATAAATACCACAATAGTGCGGAATTATCCAGggacaaaaaaatgaaaaaaacaaaaacccctcagATTGTTGCCTCCCTTCAGTTTTGTATGCTTATCCATCTCCAAATTGCCTAAAGATCTGAGTCAGGGTTTAGGGCAGCAGACATCTGGCAAAACCTACTGTGAATGAAGTTAAGCTCTGCATGCTGAAATAAGCACAATGACACTTACATAAGGGATTACACTTCTCAAGCAAATGGAAATGGCTATTGGagtgtggggggagaggagataaTAAATACAGCATACAGGCGCAGCAGCTAAGCGATACAGAAACAATTGAAACTTCAAACCTGCATTACCGCTCAGATTATTTCTTGACATACTGTTCCCCTCTCCTATTTCAAGTGCGGGCTATGCTATAACACAATGCAAAAGGCTACCCTGTCTCAAATGCAGACGTTTTGTACCTGCAGACAGAGCCACGGCTACTCAAGTGCTTTCACATGCAATCCGAGCTTCTGGCTTCCCAACTTTTAGTTCCTTAGCATTGGTACGTTTTGTCTCACATTTCACAATACACCAAAGATGTGTATCAACAGCACAGTATGGCACATTCTGTGGTAGCTGATTCTTATTTCTGTCATGTGGGTTTTTTATGTGCTTGGTAGTGTAGCCAAGAGGAGAGTTTACGAAAGCTCGGTGAAAAATAGACGCTATCCACAACTGCTTTCCTTACCTGCCCATTATGTCTGTAAATAGTTATAAGCATGCAACAAACCAAAATGGCCTCCACCCTCCAACTGAGTTGTCCATAAGcactctttaaaaacacacaccacatggTTCAGTAAAGGCTGTGGGCCTAATCTAGTCATGTGAGTATTTCTCTCCTTTGACATTAATTCTTTACTGTATGAGGATGATGCTCATCATCTTATATTCCACAATGCCTTCCATGACCATGTTAGTTTGGTTCAGTCTTTGATTAGCCATATGCCATGAGCTCACCTTGACATGCCTCATGCTACAACTGCAGGGAATGGCTCGTGATTTGCCCAGGGCTACCGAGGaagagcaggatttgaactctagAATGATTCCAGCACTGTGCCTGCTACAAACAGAATCGCCACTGCATAGGTCTCCCTATGACATTGTTCAGCTCTGTGCATTCTGTGTCATATTCTTGAGGCTAAATTCACATGTGCTATTTCCCCAGATACAACTGACATGCTCCTCTGCTGTTCTCCTCTTTTGCATAGTCAGCTGTGTAAACTGAATCTGATGCGCTACCAGCCAAAGCAAGTGAGAGGGCTTTTgatcttttctttccttccttccttcactaaGTAATGAATGGCTCAATACTaaccatgtttattcagaagtaagtttcattgaaaCCAACTTCCTAGTAACCAAGTTCACAATTTGCAATCTTGCAGGCTGATCTTGTTAATATTTACTTGGAGATATAAATTACACAGACATCAATCGGACTAACTCCTAAGAAGGTATGTACTGTATAGCTCATAAGTCCTacatggaagtaagccccattgcataggattgtgctgttcaaATCAGAATTTTAGCATTCTAAAGACACCATTTCCTCTGTAATTCCATTGCTTTTCTTAATAATACAGTAAGTAAATATTTTGCAAAACTGCAAATGGATAAAAACAATATCCAATGTGTTATTAATAGCTTGCCTTGAAATTTGTTAGTTGAAAGTGACACAATTGTACCTGAAGTTCAGTTATATGTCTACTGTTGTAAAGGATAAAATCCTTAGTTTTTACCCTTGAAGGTAGATGTTACTGATGCCTGTGGATACCTACCAATTTATAGAAAGCAATTGTGCTGGTCTATGAccgaaataaagtttgatactgaTACTGAAACAAAGGAATGATATGTTTTTAAAGTGTCTAATTATGGTTTACTACATAAACATCAGTATGGTAAATACAGACTGTATCCTTTTAGGAAACGTTCAACAGCAGAGGATGACTATTTAGCTGAAAACACTAGGTACTGATAATACAAAAAAGGGTTACTGAAACATCTGAAAATGGTACATTCAGCTGCAGTCTTAAAGGTTCCCTTTGTCAGGCGGTATGGGCAAGCAActcaattcagttcacagttaaagatgccatccttcaaaattcgcaatTGTCTGacttttgcaatgtagttctcaaGCCAACTAAAGTGTTCAAAAATACATATgctattctttattttattcatttatttcataaaaattatacatcacttgattgtaaaaaaaaccacccaaaaaacctcaaagcagtttacaactagggtaaagtgtgcataaaaacgcATGTGTCTTTGAAAATAGCattcaaaaatacattatattaaggGAATATTTTGCTTTGCAAAGATGTATATATCAGGCAAAATTGGATATAAAAATGCGTATGAGGAGATATTCACATTAAGATGCTGATGGGCTTTTATGCAAATGGATGTTGAAATGTGGATAACTGGAATTAAAGGGTGGAAAATAAGAAACAAGAGGAGCTACAACtgacagatacagtggtacttcaggttaagtacgcttcaggttaagaactccgcttaagaacagaaatcgtgctctggcggcgcagtggcagcaggaggtcccattagctaaagtgatgcttcaggttaagtacacttcaggttaagaatggacctacagaacgaattaagtacttaacccaaggtaccactgtatgcccatTCTAATGGTCACCATATTAATTTCTTCTGGTCTGTGCTCCTGATTTGAACTAAATGTCAAAAAGACACTGTGAGCCgtgtttccttctcccttttttgGCCCATGTTTGTTTGAGCTAAATAATGAACACACTTTCCCGCCACCTTATAGCTCCCACCTACTAATAATCATTTGAGGGAGCACCAAACACTTCTTTGGGTGTTCCTTCCTCCAAGAAAGTTAACACTCCATGCAAGACAAAGTgggagcatggtcactcccaacCCCTCCATTGCTCTCCACTGGTTGTCTGCAATGTGCAGCCTATCTTACTGGTGTGGAGCAGACCCCAGCTGCAGTCCTCCTCAACTTGTGGAGGGCCACAGCAGGGAGAGATTTAGGACTGTGAGAGTGGTGCACATGCACTGGGGACTGAGCCAAGGGGGCGTCTCTCCAAGGCACCGGGCTTTGGGAATGAAGTGTGAGGCACTGACAGGGTCCTAAAgtcctccttcctaaagcctagttagtgctttcctGGCTTTgaaaaggaggtgggagggctctaggacttTGCTAGAGCCctcacatctccttcccaaagccggaTCCCTCCTTACTGGCCTTTGACAAGGCACTGTAAGGGCTGGGGGATGTacacaccaaattttggcctcacacaaggTTCCATAGTACCCAGGTCTGCCACTGGCAACAGTGGGGTGACAGCAGGGATGAGAGAAGCTTGTCCCAACATCTTCCTCCAtgtaatagttacaggtaggtagctgtgttggtctgccatagtggaaacaaaataaaataaaaaattccttccagtagcaccttagagaccaactaagtttattcttggtatgagctttcgtgtgcatgctactggaaggaattttttattttattttgttcctccaTGTAATGTTAATGATATTGAGAAAGGAATGCTTGAAGGTTTCCAATCTCAGGGATATCCCATTTACTTTCCAGACAGCACATTTGTTGCCATCGTAAAATTGGCAGGTGGAACATGGTCGCACAAATGTGACAAGACACTTACTAGACGTAGACCTGGCTCCATAGGACCAAAGGTACTTTGAACTTACATTTATCAAAAAGTAGCTACTCAAAGGTCTTTTGAAATTGAGTGGAATTCCAAATGCTGCATAGAATAGGGTTTGAAGAGGGGAAAGTCAGTGGGCATACATGCCTGAGGTTGGTCTTTGGGTCATGGTCATAGTCTGTAAGGCTAACAGTGAGGTTAGCAACTTTGCACCTGCATGCCATGACTTCCCAATAGTGCCAGTCTGCAAAGGTATCTGGTTTTAAATAGCAACCACAGAGACCCAATCAGATCtgttctttccttctccttcctggtcCCAACCAATCATTCCCAAGCAAGCTGCACTTCGCCACAGGTGGAAAACATCCATTGACACCAATGGAATTAGCACCATTGGTTCCCCAATTCTGAAACTTTGAAAAACTATTTGAAGgtttttcattccccttttttaGACTCTTAACCAAGAATACACCCCTAACTAGTTTACCCAGTTGGACAACCATAATGCATTATAAATGGGGCTGCCCCAGAAGATGACTCAGAAGTTTTGATTGGTACAGAAGAGCAGCTGACTGTCAACCTTAAAGGACAAGTTACATTTCAGTCCAATTCAGGGTGTTGGTACTTACCTTTAAAGCCTGAAATGCTTAGGGGGTCCAAATATATGAGGGAGAGTCTCTTTCTTTAGGAACCTGCCAGGGCTTTCAGATCTTCTGCTGAGACTCTTCTCTGAGTACCATCTTTTTAAGAGTTATACTGTTTGGTTACATGTAAGAGGGCTTTTTTAAAGATATGGCACCATGATATGGAACATCATCCCAAAAGAGGTGCACCTAGCATTTACACTGCAATCTCTATTCTTTTTGGCTAAAACATTTAAGCTCTCCCGGGCATTTTAACTGGTTAAGCCTTGGTCTTGATAGGGTGCTGAATGGTTTTTAAAGATTAATTTCATTGTGGTTGATTTGCATTTATAAGTGCCTTGAAATTGAAAGAGGTTGAAGGGCATTTTGAAGGAATGAAATAAATGTGAAGTAATATTGCTCAGCTGTGGATATTACAGAAGGAGTAGCAAGGTATTGTTCCATTGTTACTGAAACATTATTCAAGGTAGCAGGGCAATAGCTCAATTAAGGCACTGGCGTGTGTGATGGGAAGGTTCTTACGTAGCATTGACTTAATCAGCACTGATGGATTACTGAACTTTGGCTTAGGCTAAGACCTAATTTAAgtcaattttatttaaaatatagaaTTATCCTGCTATTGTTTGGGGGTTGCTTACGGGGAAATGGGCTTGCTAGACAAATTGGGTGTTTCCAAAAGTCTCTGCTGGTTTTGAGCAAATTACATTAGGTCTTCAGCATCCATCACCCATTTCCAAAAGGAACAGATGCTGCATTTTTTGTAGTTTGGTTTAGTTTTGTTTGCCTTCAGTGGTTCATTGTTAGCATTTAAATTACCCACCCCCATTCCCGCATGACCCCATGTGCACATGCATATGATATCTATTGCTGTTAAGAGCATCAGGGCATCAACTGGAATCTATTCCAAAACACTCTGACAGCATACATACTTGTGAGTGAGTTATTAATCACCTAGTGTTGCTGTTGtgtccatcatcatcattattattatttatcatcaaAGGAGCAAACTAATTATTTCATGGCAAGTTACACAGCTGCCtttgaagaaaggaaaaaagatcaAGGTGCTAAGTGTTCTGTTTCAACTGGAAAACATAAATCAAATGAATTCTATAAAGAAATGCATACTGTCCCATGTTTACAATGCAGAACTGAAGGAGCAGAACTTCCCATTCAAAAATCTTTGATGTGAAATGAAAAAAGGTATGAATTTGAAGGAAACAGGTTATTCCAATattaaatgaaatgcaaataaccctctctttcttcttctttaaaagataAAAGTAGGAAGGAGACAGCCTGAAATCTGCCTGCCAGGGACTCGCTTTAACACGTTTCAGTGTCAAAGCCACAATTAAGATGCAATCAAACAGCTATGATACAATATAATCTCCCTTCCCCCAGAAGTATTCCTTCAGAGAACCCAGCACATCCTCTGCAGTCAGTGGGCATCAAAACGCAGCTGATGTCTTTCCTTCGAACTTTTTGTTTGAAAAGCAATACCTATAGGGTGAGATCctttttaattcagaaaaaaatgaagccGATGTTTTTGGGTGCACAAATGTATGTTATGATTCCCGGTGACCACAAATTAACTACAAACAtgagttttattattatattttatcagAATGAAAGCATGCGCCTCGTTGAGTCGTTTTGAAAAATAGATCTTTGTTGGGAGGGGAAAGCGGAGAGATCCAGGAACTCCCCGTCTGGGCATCTTgcaaaagacaaaacaaacaaacaataataataataataaaaacccgaGGGAAAGCCCAACTCTGCGGTCCCTGAGATGACATGTGGAGGGGGTTGGGGAGGCCGCCGCTATACCAGGGATTCGCAAACGGGCAGCGAGTCCGAGTCCTGGCTGTGCATGGAGCTCAAGCCCGTGTCGGAATCCTCGTCGTTGTCGTCGCAGTCTTTGCGTAAGCCGCGCGCAGCCTGCTCCCTCCACACCTCCGCGGTGATCGGGGCTGGGTCGGGGGGAAGCTGGCCACCGTCGACGTCTTCGACGGGGAGCTGAAGAGACGGGGGCGCCTCCGGCTCGAGCTCGCCGCCCGTCTCCTCTTGGACGTCGAGGGAGCGGATGGTGTCGAGGAGGCGCTGCAGCTCGCTCTCCTTGTCGGCCCAGGCGCGCTGCGTCGAGTCCAGGTCGGCCTTGACGGCCTCCAGGTCGGTGCTGAGGCGCAGCCCGATGTAGAGGCTGGTGCTCAGCTGCGTCTTGACGCGCTCCTGCTCCACGTgcagctcgccgccgccgcccaccaGCTCGGTGGTGTTGCAGTCCGTCTCGGAGAGGCTGGCGCTGGAGCCCTTGGCGGCCGCCAGCTCCTCCCGTCGCCGCTTCATCCAACGCTCGTTCAGCTCCTCTTGGATCTCGCTGGCCAAGTGCTCCAGCAGATCCTCCTGGCGGCGCCACTGTTCCTGCAGCAGCTCCACCTCCTCGCACTTCCGGGCGTACTCCTCCAAGTCGCCGTCGAGGGTCGCCGCGTCCACATACCCCTGGggttcctcttccttttcctccccgcCGTCGGGGACCTCCGTGTCGCCACCGCCCACCAGGTAAGTGTCCTGCACATAATTGACGCCGTGGCGCTTCATGCGGTCGAAGTGGATCTTGGCCTCGAAGCGGTCGATCTCGCGATCGAGCTCGCGGAGGCGCTTCACCTGCTGCCGGATGGTGTGGTCCTGCGACAGCACGAGGTGCACCAGCGTCTCCATCCTCTCGGCCGCCGGCGCCTCCTTGGCCGGCGGCTCGTCGGGCTGCGGCGGCTGCCCCTTGCGCTTGTTGATCTTGGCCAGCTTGCGGAAGGCCTTGCGCACCACGCGCCGCTGCCGCTCCTGGGTCAGCGCCAGGCTGGCCCGCGCCGCTGCCGTGGCCaagccatgctggcaggggctctcctTGCTGGGCACCACGCGGGCCTCGGCGCTGCGCGGGCCCGTGTTGGGCAGCGACGCCTCGCTGCGCACCAGCACGAAGCGCACGTTCTCCTGCTCGTCCCCCCAGGCGGCCCAGAGCCGCAGGATCTTGGTCTTGTTGGGCAGGATCCGCTCGAAGCCGCGCCACTTCTCCACGATGCAGTAAGACTGCGGGGCCCCCGACAGCATCCCCCCGCCGCACTCCTGCAACGAcgctagctgctgctgctgttgctgctgcctccgccGTCGGCTCTGCTTGCTGTCCTCCAGTAGCACCCGCACCACATCCGAGCAAGTGGTGCGCTTAGAAAGCCCCGAGATCAGCTTCTCCTCCTGGCAGATCCACACCGAGATCTTCCTTCCCTCCGGCTCCATCAGGGCGCGCCTGCGCTGGGGGCTTGGAGCTGCTGGGGCCCGCGGCTACTCCCGCCGAGCGGGGGATCCCCCATAGAAGCGCTCAAGGGAGCCGCGGCGGGCCAAGTTGGACGGCCCGCGAGCCCAGCTGAGCCATGGCTCCAGCTCCTGCCCGACGCCGTCTCCTCCTTCTCTTGGCTAAATGGATTCCAGTTTGGGGCTCTCCATGATCCAGTTCCTCCGCTGGCCGCGTTAAGATACAGGCTCGCTTCCTTTTGAAGCTTTGCAATCTTTTCCCTTCCCGCCACACTCTCTCTCGCTCCCTCCGACACACACGGCGCGTACGCTCAGCCAGGGGAGTCCCGGGAAACTGCCAACTTCCAGAGTTGCAGctcctcctgcttgctgcttctgTTGGTGCTTCCTTCCAGCAGCGCCTCTGTGTGTGTCACAATC from Lacerta agilis isolate rLacAgi1 chromosome 1, rLacAgi1.pri, whole genome shotgun sequence includes these protein-coding regions:
- the RASSF10 gene encoding ras association domain-containing protein 10 — protein: MEPEGRKISVWICQEEKLISGLSKRTTCSDVVRVLLEDSKQSRRRRQQQQQQQLASLQECGGGMLSGAPQSYCIVEKWRGFERILPNKTKILRLWAAWGDEQENVRFVLVRSEASLPNTGPRSAEARVVPSKESPCQHGLATAAARASLALTQERQRRVVRKAFRKLAKINKRKGQPPQPDEPPAKEAPAAERMETLVHLVLSQDHTIRQQVKRLRELDREIDRFEAKIHFDRMKRHGVNYVQDTYLVGGGDTEVPDGGEEKEEEPQGYVDAATLDGDLEEYARKCEEVELLQEQWRRQEDLLEHLASEIQEELNERWMKRRREELAAAKGSSASLSETDCNTTELVGGGGELHVEQERVKTQLSTSLYIGLRLSTDLEAVKADLDSTQRAWADKESELQRLLDTIRSLDVQEETGGELEPEAPPSLQLPVEDVDGGQLPPDPAPITAEVWREQAARGLRKDCDDNDEDSDTGLSSMHSQDSDSLPVCESLV